Proteins from one Rosa chinensis cultivar Old Blush chromosome 7, RchiOBHm-V2, whole genome shotgun sequence genomic window:
- the LOC112178745 gene encoding F-box/kelch-repeat protein At1g22040, with amino-acid sequence MGAILSLAGPKSRTNDYHEVSQNDTCKRQRMSSCTYEESKRLIPNLPDELSIQIIARLPRICYPHIRLVSQKWKETVTSSELFKLRKELGKTEEWLYLLTKIEEDKLSWHAFDPLSRKWQRLPRMPNVVYEQEYTRGLPWFSIWNMVGPSIKIADTIRGWLGRKNSFDQMPFCGCAIGALDGCLYVLGGFCKTSTMKCVWRFDPIQNAWSKVPAMSTSRAYGKTGILNNKLYVVGGVSRGQGGLAPLQSAEVFDPSTGTWSEVPSMPFSKAQALPTAFLTDMLKPIATGLTPYMGRLCVSQSLYSWPFFVDVGGEIYDPETNSWIEMPNGMGDGWPARQAGTKLSVVVDGELYAFDPSSSLDSGKIKVYDQQEDAWKVVIRKVPMCDLAGSESPYLLAGFHGKLHVITKDINHDIAILRADLRNNLGSLSSSSCSVVAGSLLHEHPESLAESDTVVWKAIGTKDFGSSDLVSCQVIDI; translated from the coding sequence ATGGGGGCTATTTTGAGTTTGGCTGGTCCCAAATCTAGGACAAACGATTATCATGAGGTTTCTCAGAATGATACCTGTAAGCGGCAAAGAATGTCATCATGTACTTATGAGGAGAGCAAAAGACTAATTCCCAACCTTCCTGATGAGCTCTCAATCCAAATTATTGCTAGACTTCCTAGAATTTGCTATCCCCATATCAGGCTGGTGTCACAGAAGTGGAAGGAAACTGTTACAAGCTCCGAACTATTTAAGTTGAGAAAAGAGCTTGGAAAAACAGAAGAATGGCTGTACTTGTTGACTAAAATTGAAGAGGATAAACTCTCGTGGCATGCTTTTGACCCCCTGTCAAGGAAGTGGCAGAGGTTACCTCGGATGCCAAACGTAGTTTATGAACAAGAGTATACTAGAGGTTTGCCTTGGTTTTCGATATGGAATATGGTTGGGCCAAGCATCAAAATTGCTGATACTATTAGGGGCTGGCTTGGGAGAAAGAACTCATTTGATCAAATGCCATTTTGTGGTTGTGCCATTGGTGCTCTTGATGGATGCCTCTATGTTCTAGGTGGATTTTGTAAAACTTCAACTATGAAATGTGTGTGGAGATTTGATCCAATTCAAAATGCATGGAGCAAAGTGCCAGCCATGTCCACAAGTAGAGCCTATGGTAAGACGGGCATTCTGAATAACAAGCTCTATGTCGTTGGAGGGGTTAGTCGAGGCCAAGGTGGATTGGCTCCTCTTCAATCTGCTGAAGTTTTTGACCCCTCCACAGGTACGTGGTCCGAAGTACCAAGCATGCCATTCTCAAAAGCTCAAGCCTTGCCTACTGCCTTCTTGACTGACATGCTAAAGCCTATTGCCACCGGGTTGACTCCATACATGGGCAGGTTATGTGTATCCCAGAGCCTGTATTCCTGGCCCTTTTTTGTTGATGTTGGAGGAGAAATTTATGATCCTGAGACAAATTCATGGATTGAAATGCCAAATGGCATGGGTGACGGTTGGCCTGCTCGGCAAGCTGGTACGAAGTTGAGTGTTGTGGTAGATGGTGAATTGTATGCTTTTGATCCTTCGAGTTCTTTGGATAGTGGCAAGATTAAGGTGTATGATCAACAGGAAGATGCTTGGAAAGTTGTTATACGGAAAGTCCCCATGTGTGATTTGGCTGGTTCAGAATCTCCATATTTACTTGCTGGTTTTCATGGAAAGCTTCATGTTATAACAAAAGATATTAATCATGATATCGCTATTCTGCGGGCTGATCTGCGGAACAATTTGGGTTCACTGTCGTCAAGCTCGTGTTCTGTCGTAGCTGGATCCTTATTACATGAACATCCCGAGTCACTGGCAGAATCAGATACAGTTGTGTGGAAAGCCATTGGCACTAAGGATTTTGGGTCAAGTGATTTGGTCAGTTGTCAAGTTATTGACATTTAG